CGCGGGTGCGCGGACCCAGCCGGTCGAGCTCGCCAATGCAGTGCACCTCGATCCCCTTTTCCTTGAGGTCGCGGCGCTCGCGGCGAACGTACAGTTCCAGCAGCCCCATCAGCGCGGAGATCTCGGTGGCGGGGCGCCCCCAGTTCTCCTGCGAAAAAGCGTACAGCGTGAGCACCTCTACCCCGGCGTCGCCCGCGGCCTCCACGGCCTGGCGAACGGCCTGCATGCCGGCGCGGTGCCCGAACTCGCGGGGCTGCCCGCGTTCCCGCGCCCATCGCCCGTTGCCGTCCATGATGACGGCCACGTGGCGGGGCACCGTTCCGTTCAACCGGATTTCCTGGAGAAGCTGCTCGCAAGACATGCCGGGTAAGATGGACGGCTGCGGCGGGTTTGTCAAAGCAAGTTCTTTTCGACTGGACGGAATTGGATCACGCAGAGGCGCAGAGCCGCAGAGAGCCCATCCGCTGCCTCTCTGCGGCGCTGCGTCTCTGCGTGAGCGCCCGACGGAGCTGGAGAAAGAACGAGAGTACGGGCTGTGCCTGGACGTCTCACGAGCCCTCTGCGTCGCGCCGCAGCTCCGGAATGCGCCACGCGGCGAGCAGCGTGAGCAGGGCCATGAGCGCCACGCCCCAGAACACCCAGTGCAGGCTCTCCGCCAGGCCGCCGCGCACGAGCGCCAGAACGTCGGAACTCAGGCCGGCAGTGCGGGGAGTCGCCTCGCCCAGCAGGTCCTGGATGCTGTCGAGCGACACGCGCCCCTGCAGCCCCTCGCGTTCCAGGTAGCGCGCCATCTGGTAGTTCAGCATGCCGCCGAACAACGCCGCGCCCAGGGCGTTGCCCAGAATCCGCATCAGCATGTAGGACGCGGTGGCCACGCCGCGCTGGTTCCACGCCACCGTCGTCTGGATGGCGACGATGGAGGTGGTGCTCACGAAGCCCAGCCCCACCCCCACGAGAAACGAGCCGATCCCCGCGGGCAGGGGGCCGCGCGACGAGAACAGGGCGATCAGCAGCGTGCCGGCCAGAATGGCCACGCCACCGGTGCGCACCAGCCGCTGCACGCCCAGCCTCACCAGGCTGAGCCCCGCCCAGAACGCGGAGAGGGGCCACCCCAGCGTCATCGCCGACAGGGTGAACCCCGCCAGCAGCGCCGACCCGCCCAGCACCCCCTGCACGTACGTGGGAAGAAAGGTGATCAGCCCGATCATCATGATCCCCGACGCCAGCGTGGCCAGGTTGGCGTAGCGGATCAGCGGGCTGGCCCACAATTCCAGGTGCATCAGCGGGTCCGGCGCGCGGCGCTCCTGGCGAACGAAGAGCACCAGCGCCGCCACGAACACCGCCAGCAGCGGCCCCGCCGCCGCCACCCCCCAGGTGCCGGCCTGGGTGAGCGCCAGCATCAGCGAGCCGACGCCCGCCAGCAGCAGCACGGCGCCGGGATAGTCGATCTGCCGCTTCTCCCGCTCCACCCCCTCGTGAAGGTACATGGCCACGAGCGCGATGGCGGCGATGCCGAAGGGCACGTTCACCCAGAAGATCCACGGCCACCCCACGCTGTGCACCACGATGCCGCCCACCAGCGGCCCCACGATGGACGCCAGCCCCCACAGCCCCGACATGTAGCCCTGGATGCGGCCGCGTTCCTCGATGGAGTACAGGTCGCCCGCGAGCGTGGTGGTGATGGGCTGCACGGCGCCCGCCCCCAGCCCCTGCACGAAGCGGAAGGCCACGAGCATGGGCATGGTCCGCGCGAAGCCGCACAGCACTGAGCCCGCCACGAAAACGATGACGCCGGCGATGAACACCGGCTTGCGCCCCACCAGGTCAGAGAGCTTGCCGAAGATGGGGATGGCCACGGCCTGCATCAGCAGGTACGACGAGAACACCCAGCTGTAGAGCGAAAAGCCGCCCAGCTCGGCGGCGATGCTGGGCATGGCCGTGGCGATGATGGTGCCCTCGACCGCCGCCATGAACATGGCCAGCAGCAGCCCGGTGAACACGAGTCCCCGGTGGGTGGTTGCTTCCTTCAACGTGCTCCGCCTGGAAAGAATCGAAACGCGAAAAGCGGCCACCGGGCCGCCGCCCTGCTCCGGATGCACCGACCGTACCCCCGGCGGGCCACGGGCCAAGGAGGAGGCCCGCGCGGACCTCCCCGCCTCGCCCGGCGCCGGGCGATCCCCGCCGGCCGCTGAGCAAACTTGCGCATGGCAGGGTAACGCCATACCTTCTCTGGTTCAGATCACCATTCCGGCCAGCCCGGCCTCCGGTACTCTCAGCCCTGTCGTCCCTTCGGTCCGTTCGGACGTCCGCTCCATGCGGGAGCCATGGCGCTCGCGCATCCCATTCCACCCCTGCGCACTGAGAGGTCATCTCGCACAGCCGCGGTACGCGTGAGTTCTCAAACACCCCCCCACGAGGATGTATGTCGAAACGAATTCTATTGTTTGTGTTGACGCTGCTGCTGATTGGCGGCAGCCCCTCCGCCGCTTCGGCCCAGCAGCGGCAGGTGAGCGGCACGGTGACCGGGCCCGACC
This Longimicrobium sp. DNA region includes the following protein-coding sequences:
- a CDS encoding MDR family MFS transporter, producing the protein MKEATTHRGLVFTGLLLAMFMAAVEGTIIATAMPSIAAELGGFSLYSWVFSSYLLMQAVAIPIFGKLSDLVGRKPVFIAGVIVFVAGSVLCGFARTMPMLVAFRFVQGLGAGAVQPITTTLAGDLYSIEERGRIQGYMSGLWGLASIVGPLVGGIVVHSVGWPWIFWVNVPFGIAAIALVAMYLHEGVEREKRQIDYPGAVLLLAGVGSLMLALTQAGTWGVAAAGPLLAVFVAALVLFVRQERRAPDPLMHLELWASPLIRYANLATLASGIMMIGLITFLPTYVQGVLGGSALLAGFTLSAMTLGWPLSAFWAGLSLVRLGVQRLVRTGGVAILAGTLLIALFSSRGPLPAGIGSFLVGVGLGFVSTTSIVAIQTTVAWNQRGVATASYMLMRILGNALGAALFGGMLNYQMARYLEREGLQGRVSLDSIQDLLGEATPRTAGLSSDVLALVRGGLAESLHWVFWGVALMALLTLLAAWRIPELRRDAEGS